A single window of Bordetella genomosp. 11 DNA harbors:
- a CDS encoding PilL N-terminal domain-containing protein: MCPFPSWFHHPKRRLLAGLLGLIWSALAGGCATTTAPRAPDVIEEVSAPAEVEAPEFIPVVRYGRYTLVELAPTAAQRDLLLQTIDVSMPEDARATVGDGLRHVLKRSGYGLCQTANAVIELYALPLPAAHLHLGPMTVRDALLTLAGPAWELHADDLARQVCFEQPGSDVATDPVPEQPAAEAVQTFPLMPSMSGGQP; encoded by the coding sequence ATGTGCCCCTTTCCATCCTGGTTTCACCATCCCAAGCGCCGCCTGCTGGCGGGACTGCTCGGCCTGATCTGGTCGGCGCTGGCTGGCGGCTGCGCGACGACCACTGCGCCACGCGCACCCGATGTCATTGAAGAGGTCTCGGCTCCCGCCGAAGTCGAGGCACCGGAGTTCATCCCGGTCGTGCGCTATGGCCGCTACACGCTGGTCGAGTTGGCCCCCACGGCAGCGCAACGCGACTTGCTGCTGCAAACCATCGACGTGTCCATGCCCGAGGACGCCCGCGCCACGGTCGGGGATGGACTGCGGCATGTGCTCAAGCGCAGCGGCTACGGCCTGTGCCAGACGGCGAACGCGGTGATCGAGCTGTACGCGCTGCCGCTGCCGGCGGCGCATCTGCATCTTGGCCCCATGACCGTGCGCGACGCGCTGCTCACCCTGGCCGGGCCGGCCTGGGAACTGCATGCGGACGATCTGGCACGGCAGGTTTGCTTCGAGCAGCCCGGCAGCGACGTTGCCACCGATCCGGTTCCCGAACAACCCGCCGCCGAAGCCGTGCAGACGTTCCCGCTGATGCCGTCCATGTCGGGAGGCCAGCCATGA
- a CDS encoding Fic family protein — translation MKRNTGTYATSTTLGEPVRAFVPHPLPPAEPPLAAASFADLNRQAELALARLSGVSGLVPSVDWLLYSAVRKEALLTSQIEGTQATLTDLFDEEAGFKVSNTDDVAEVSNYLRAFRLVQDQLRDPKGLPISVRLLCDAHQLLLDGARGAGKQPGELRHSQNWIGGTRPGNAVFVPPPPERVPELLSNLEQFIHDTKDDLPALVKIALVHAQFETIHPFLDGNGRIGRLLIAALLEHWRLLAEPLMYLSGYLKQHQAEYYRRLSVIRTEGDWESWVSFFLEGVAVSAAQAEQSIIAVASLIAADRRKLLQSPKASPASYRLFELLPMMPRFTVERVRQQLQTTFPTANAAVQMLEQLGIVVEVTGQKKNRSYSYQAYVDLLTQ, via the coding sequence ATGAAACGAAACACAGGCACCTATGCCACATCCACCACGCTGGGCGAGCCAGTGCGGGCTTTCGTGCCGCATCCGCTGCCGCCCGCCGAGCCGCCTCTGGCGGCGGCGTCCTTTGCCGACCTGAACCGTCAGGCGGAACTGGCACTGGCCCGGCTTTCGGGGGTGTCGGGGCTGGTGCCATCGGTGGACTGGCTGCTCTACAGCGCCGTGCGCAAGGAAGCCCTGCTTACCTCGCAGATCGAAGGCACTCAGGCCACGTTGACCGACCTGTTCGATGAGGAAGCGGGCTTCAAGGTCAGCAACACCGATGATGTGGCCGAAGTCAGCAACTACCTGCGTGCATTTCGCCTGGTCCAGGACCAGTTGCGCGACCCCAAGGGGTTGCCCATCAGCGTGCGCCTGCTGTGCGACGCACACCAACTGTTGCTTGATGGTGCGCGTGGTGCAGGCAAGCAACCGGGCGAACTGCGGCATTCGCAGAACTGGATTGGCGGCACGCGGCCCGGCAACGCGGTGTTTGTGCCGCCACCGCCGGAGCGCGTGCCGGAACTGCTGTCCAACCTGGAGCAGTTCATCCACGATACGAAGGACGACCTGCCTGCCTTGGTCAAGATCGCACTGGTCCATGCGCAGTTCGAGACCATCCACCCGTTTCTGGACGGCAACGGACGCATCGGCCGCCTGTTGATTGCAGCGTTGCTGGAACACTGGCGCCTGTTGGCCGAGCCACTGATGTACCTCAGCGGCTACCTAAAGCAACACCAAGCCGAGTACTACCGTCGCCTGTCGGTGATCCGTACCGAGGGCGATTGGGAATCGTGGGTCTCGTTTTTTCTGGAAGGCGTGGCGGTCTCGGCAGCTCAAGCCGAACAGAGCATCATCGCCGTCGCCAGCCTGATCGCCGCCGACCGTCGCAAGCTGTTGCAATCCCCGAAGGCCAGTCCGGCCAGCTACCGGCTGTTCGAGTTGTTGCCGATGATGCCGCGCTTTACCGTGGAACGGGTACGGCAACAGCTTCAAACCACGTTCCCGACTGCGAACGCAGCCGTGCAGATGTTGGAGCAACTGGGCATCGTGGTCGAGGTGACGGGACAGAAGAAGAACCGCAGCTACAGCTACCAAGCTTACGTTGACCTGCTGACACAGTGA
- a CDS encoding helicase-related protein, with product MNAQVIEAAPAVDPSSLDDDLLEQESSELSLSLQDFVSEFGDELLESLNRANPPVYSGTPRPHRQLVLAGLKRQLFPAQAEVVHAASELLVNQGERAVFVNGEMGTGKTTIGIALAAVLHAEGYRRTLVLSPPHLVYKWRREILETVAGAKVWVLNGPDTLLKLIKLREQLDVPSPAQEFFVLGRVRMRMGFHWKPAFARKRTRHGDVGVCPHCGEVVTNLDGEPISVQELEAEEFRRKCNGCGGALWTLMRPRSLSGSDQSSAVLRALKRIPTIGEATAQRLMKTFGDSFLASMLGDNLHNFINLMDASGKLVFSDRQAHRMERAMANMEFGFGEGGYQPSEYVKRYLPRSTFDLLLCDEAHEYKTGGSAQGQAMGVIASKVRKTVSLTGTLMGGYAEDLFHLLFRALPGRMIEDGYVPSRNGSMNAAAMAFMRDHGVLKDIYSESDGPAHKTAKGSKVTVRTVKAPGFGPKGVLRCILPYTIFLKLRDIGGVLPPYDEEFREVPMSAEQGEAYQKLASSLTQQLKKALRKRDTTLLGVVLNTLLAWPDCCFRAETVRHPRTRDVLAFTPAQFNELAVMPKERELIDICRQEKEAGRKTLVYSVYTGTRDTTSRLKMLLEQEGFKTAVLRASVDASQREDWIAEQIERGIDVLITNPELVKTGLDLLEFPTIVFLQSGWNVYTLQQAARRSWRIGQKLTVKVIYLGYAASSQMACLALMAKKILVSQSTSGDVPESGLDVLNPDGDSVEVALARQLVAA from the coding sequence ATGAACGCACAAGTCATCGAAGCGGCCCCAGCCGTAGATCCTTCGTCCCTGGACGACGACCTGCTCGAACAGGAATCGTCCGAACTGTCCCTGAGCCTTCAGGACTTCGTTTCCGAGTTCGGCGACGAGTTGCTGGAATCCCTCAACCGGGCCAACCCGCCCGTCTACAGCGGCACGCCGCGCCCGCACCGCCAACTGGTGCTGGCCGGCCTGAAACGCCAGTTGTTCCCCGCCCAGGCCGAGGTTGTGCATGCGGCCTCGGAACTGCTCGTCAACCAAGGCGAGCGGGCCGTGTTCGTCAACGGCGAAATGGGCACCGGAAAAACCACGATCGGCATTGCGCTGGCCGCAGTCCTGCATGCCGAAGGATATCGCCGCACGCTGGTCCTGAGCCCGCCACATCTGGTCTACAAGTGGCGCCGGGAAATCCTCGAAACCGTCGCAGGCGCAAAGGTCTGGGTGCTCAACGGCCCAGACACGCTGCTCAAACTCATCAAACTGCGCGAGCAACTGGACGTGCCATCGCCAGCGCAGGAGTTTTTCGTCCTCGGCCGTGTGCGCATGCGCATGGGGTTCCACTGGAAGCCCGCATTCGCGCGCAAGCGTACCCGTCACGGTGACGTAGGGGTCTGCCCGCACTGCGGGGAGGTCGTCACCAACCTCGACGGCGAGCCGATTAGTGTTCAGGAGCTGGAGGCGGAGGAATTCCGTCGCAAGTGCAATGGCTGCGGCGGCGCGCTGTGGACGTTGATGCGTCCTCGGTCACTGTCCGGCAGCGACCAGTCCTCGGCCGTGCTGCGTGCCTTGAAGCGCATTCCGACCATCGGCGAAGCCACCGCGCAACGCCTGATGAAAACCTTCGGGGACAGCTTCCTGGCTTCGATGCTCGGCGACAACCTGCACAACTTCATCAACCTGATGGATGCGAGCGGGAAGTTGGTGTTCTCGGATCGTCAGGCACATCGCATGGAGCGGGCCATGGCGAACATGGAGTTCGGCTTCGGTGAGGGTGGCTACCAACCCAGCGAATATGTGAAGCGGTATCTGCCGCGCAGCACGTTCGACCTTTTGCTATGCGACGAGGCGCACGAGTACAAGACGGGTGGGTCTGCGCAAGGCCAGGCGATGGGTGTCATCGCATCCAAGGTGCGCAAGACGGTCTCGCTCACCGGCACGCTGATGGGCGGCTACGCGGAGGACTTGTTCCACCTGCTGTTCCGCGCGCTTCCGGGCCGCATGATCGAAGACGGCTACGTCCCCAGTCGCAACGGCAGCATGAACGCCGCCGCGATGGCTTTCATGAGGGACCACGGTGTCCTCAAGGACATCTATTCCGAGTCCGATGGTCCGGCGCACAAGACGGCCAAAGGCAGCAAGGTCACGGTCAGAACGGTCAAGGCCCCAGGCTTTGGCCCCAAGGGCGTGCTGCGCTGCATCCTGCCGTACACCATCTTCCTGAAACTGCGAGACATCGGTGGCGTGCTGCCGCCGTATGACGAGGAGTTCCGGGAGGTGCCGATGAGCGCCGAGCAAGGCGAGGCGTATCAAAAGCTGGCTTCCAGCCTGACCCAGCAGCTCAAGAAAGCCCTGCGCAAGCGGGACACCACCTTGCTGGGCGTGGTCCTCAACACGCTTTTGGCTTGGCCCGACTGCTGCTTCAGGGCAGAGACGGTGCGCCATCCACGCACGCGCGACGTGCTGGCGTTCACTCCGGCCCAGTTCAACGAACTGGCGGTGATGCCCAAGGAGCGCGAACTGATCGACATCTGCCGTCAGGAGAAGGAAGCGGGTCGCAAAACCCTGGTGTATTCGGTCTACACCGGCACGCGGGACACCACGAGCCGGTTGAAGATGCTGCTGGAGCAAGAGGGCTTCAAGACGGCGGTTCTGCGCGCAAGCGTCGATGCCAGCCAGCGAGAAGACTGGATTGCCGAGCAGATCGAACGGGGTATCGACGTGCTCATCACGAACCCCGAACTCGTCAAGACCGGGTTGGACCTGCTCGAATTTCCGACGATTGTTTTCCTCCAATCGGGCTGGAACGTGTACACGCTGCAACAGGCCGCGCGTCGCTCATGGCGCATTGGTCAGAAGCTCACTGTCAAGGTCATCTACCTGGGGTATGCCGCCTCTTCGCAGATGGCCTGCCTCGCGTTGATGGCCAAGAAGATCCTCGTGTCTCAAAGCACGTCGGGCGACGTGCCCGAATCCGGGCTGGATGTGCTCAACCCGGACGGTGATTCCGTCGAAGTCGCACTGGCCCGGCAACTGGTCGCCGCCTGA